A window of Drosophila sulfurigaster albostrigata strain 15112-1811.04 chromosome X, ASM2355843v2, whole genome shotgun sequence genomic DNA:
tacagtcgagtgtgctcgccTGTGAGacactcgctacccattttgaacaaaagcaaaacagtgcggtattaatttaaaaacataccaaataccgcaaaaaatactgaaatgcctatatatggtatattaatgaaGTCATAAATATATGTCTATCTTTTATGTTCTCTGAAATCTAGGTGCTCAAACTGATAATATCttctatatcgtctcggcttaTGACCcagatcaagaatatatatactttatatattatatatatactttctactctatgggtagcagatataaaaataaatcataaacaattttagaaACATTGTGTTCATCTAATCTTTtggaaatcaaataaaattaacccaaatcaaatacacaaaccaaaactaaaatgaaacTTTAGTTTCATTTCACAACTTTTGTCCGTTCAAGGGGAGCTTTCCAATTTATAGCAATTGtgttaagaaaaatattatcaGAAATACCATTTGTAAGCtggaatttgaaaaaattcaaattagtaataataatttcaaaataatatattttgaatttgatgaCCACGAAAAGTAAGAATTCAATGAAGttagttttttgcttttccagAGACTCAGAGACGTTCCGTTAAAGAAAAGGTTCCAAAAGGTTTTTAATAAAGCAAAGCAGTCTCGCAATTAAAGATGCtttatatagttttatgtAACTTCGACATATTAACCAACTATTAGTGTGAGACATCTGTGTTTTGGGCAAACATTTCCCAGTGGAGAGGGAAAACTCAAGGAAAATTTTCTGTGTGAAATTGGCATGCAACGATTAATATCAATTACGAAAATGGGAAACTAGATTTGATTCGATTGAAAAGTTGTCTGTTTAAGTGGAGCAATTGAGAATCGAAgccatattaagtatacgacaaGTGGTGTGCAAACTTAGACAATCGAAAATAgtttaagagagagagaaagaaagagggagagagttgTTTTTGGGAAAGGGTTGAAGAGGTGAGCGTGTTTTAATCAACACCACAACCACGTCGCAATAGAAAATGGGAAATAGAACTCGGATTGAATTGCTTTCGGTTTAGATTGGGACAAGTCCTGTGAATATGGTCAGCTGTGCAGCGAGCAGCGAGGACGTGCCTCCGTCGCGACAGCAACgacaaatgaataaaatattttgaattttttagaGGCCAAGAACTCGGGGCACGtatccaacaacaacaacaacaagaacatcaacaacaagaacaagcaaaacaacaatagtaacaacaacagcaagtgaCGAATGAGCAAACCGAATAcgaatgtttttattttttgattttgtggcAGGTAATTTGTTACCGGAAATTGAGTCGCAACCAACACGTTGCACAACGTATCACGTCTCGTTGCGCCCGGAGTTCGCGTCCCAGGGATGACGATCTATCGAGGATCTTTCCAGTAGCCCCAACTACACGGAACTTCTGAGCTGCTTAACTTGACAGAGGCAGAAATCCAACGGACTTCAGCTGCACCTGGAACCATCTGGAGGTTTTGAAAGTTTCGGCATTCCTGAACTGGTCTGAGCTCTGGGAAAGTGCTGAGCCGACAAGTTGAGAACATTTGAAAAGTTCTCACTTCTTCTGATCTCTCCTTGGATGTACTGAATACACCGGATTAAGCTGGAAGtctttaaagtaaagtaagCCCGCGCTCATAACAGAAGTCCTGAAACGCTCCGGAAGTCCTAAGCACTCCGGTACTCTGTGGAAGTTCTGAAATCATAGGAACTTGCAAGCTTTTCAAAAATCCTAAACTCTCCTGAGCTCAAAATGCGGCAGAGTTTCGGTCCAAAGCGGCGGCGACTGCAGTTGCTCGCCTCCCTCATGTTCTGCGCCCTCATGGGCTATCTGAGCTCATCGGTGGCGCTGGCAAAGCCAACGTTATCGTTTAGCCTGCCGCAGGGATTGCAGGGATTTCCCTCATTTCAATCGTTCACTCAACAGATCATCGAGCAACGCAGTCTGCGTCAAATGAAAACCTACAGGTGAGTAGGATCAGTACACAGCTGGCATTAATGCATATGCATGCCCCTCAAACAGAGCAGTGACAGcttgacgacgacgacgtcgacgacagTTTCACTGTGGCCATTGTCATGGACGTCACGTAGTCGCCATAATCGCGGGGCCTGGTCTGGCCATGTGCCCATAAGCGTTCCACTATTAATTCCTCGTTCACTCTTTCTCGTTGTAGTGGCAATCGCATCAGCAATGATTCGCTCATTATGATATACTATCACGATTTGACCATTGCTGTCACCGAGCTGGGGCCCCAGAAGCTGCTGCTAGGCTGCGAACTAATCGAAATCTAGTAAGCACATCTTTTGCATTTCCATTGTTCTGATCACTTAATTATTGATGCTCGTCTCGTTCCTTGTTTAGCAACGACAAGGAGGGAAAAATCTTGCTCAATGGTCTCGCTCAATACAATCGACCGCTGGAGATCAAGTTCGAGGAGATGCTCAAGCTGATGGACCAATGCGAGCATGTGGACAAGCTCAGCTATGCGGCGAAGCACAGATCtcgctacagcagcagcaacaacgaaggCTCcgagcgcagcagcagcggcggcagcaacagcgagtCAActgccaatggcaatggcagcgaTGCTGCCAATCCGGATGGAGTTTCTCTCAAACTCGCTGCGAATATCTTTCCGCGTAGTCCCTTCTCGCTGCTTAGCGGCATTATACCTGGTAAGCGAATCACTCCAGTAAACTTCAGTTTTTACTCGCTAGTTTTCATACTCGTCAATTTTATCTACTCGTTACTTTGCTGTTATTCTTTTAGTTAATTGCCAATGATCGTTCTTTATTGGCAATTAGTGTAGCAGTTGTATAACTGCTTTCCCATATTTAGTTGCTTCTCATTTTATAATCAGTAGTTTATACTCGTCGGTTTTCTATGTCTACTCGATAGTTTTTACAACTTCTGTATAAACAAGCTTATTAATTGATCAACTTACTAGATTTGTAAATAGAAAACCATTCCTAGTACTCGCTACTTAATACTCTCGTTAGATATTTACTCGTTGCTTACTATAATCGCTACTTTTATAAACTCGTTAGAGTTCgtactcttcttcttcttcagaAAGTGAATATTTTAAGCTTTTTAATCTACTCGCCAAAACAGCACTCGCTACTTTCTCAACTCgctgcatttttaaattgtttacgaACATACGTACATTATTCTATAGAGTTCTAAGTGTACTAATCTACATTTCagctaaacaaatttaattgccattGAAACTACTCGCCAATTGACTCGCTATTTTCATTGCAGGCACTAAATGGTGTGGCACTGGCGACATAGCCGAAACGTACAGCGATCTGGGCAGCGAGATGGCCATGGATCGCTGTTGTCGCCAGCACGATCTCTGCCCCGTGAAGATACGTGCGTATCAAAACAAGTACGAGCTAATGAACGACTCGTTGTACACAAAGTGAGTAAATAATGCGAGTTGCTTAACCAATTACAGTCTTAACATTATGTTAAATCTAAATCTTAATTGCAGATCGCATTGCATATGCGATGATATGCTGTTCTCGTGCCTGAAGATGACCAACACGTCGGCATCGCAGTTGATGGGCTccatttactttaatttggtGCAAGTGCCGTGCTTGGATGGTCGCAGCAATCAATACAAGTTTCGAGCGGCCAAGGAGGGATTCTAAGGTGTCTCGCTCATTCGATATGCTTAAGGTTGCGATTTGGCGATTATTCGTATTcgttcgttttcattttcgggAGGTGGAAGGAGGCCATTGTACATAGTTGAGCGCGGCGCcacttcaattatttatttgagcTACTTAAAAATGCGAGCGACACACAAGTGCGAAATGACAAAAGACAGACACAcatcagatacagatacagatacagatacatatacaAGATACGACACGCAGCTACAAGATACACGTACTTTAGATGGAACGCccttttattaaatatgcttGCATGATGTTAGGTTTACATAGTTTAGTAGTAGGCGTTATGTtcttatatattatgtataaagTAGCCTTCGCTACGCTTTtgttataaatacatataaatatatatatatatatatattgatatattattataaattgtcGTCGGTTATCGTTTTGTCTTTATTTACTCATCAATAACTACAATTTCTCTCGCTTAGCTCTTATaacttttctcatttttaacaggcaaaaaaaaaaacaaaaaaatgcgaCTTGTTAACTGTTAATttcttgtcgttgttgttgttgggaatATAGtttaaaggtttttttttcatgttaAGTTTCTTCTAGGTATTACTCTTTTAGGTACTTGGAAGGGTATCATTACAAGTCGTCTTGGCGTCTTAGAAAATGCTCGCCACATTTGGTCCTGGCTGCGAATTAGTTGGTGTCGGCTGCGTGGGACGATCGATATCCTGATAGCTACGCTGCTGTGTGGTCGGGAAGACGGATCCACCCTGAAGACTGCCGCCACGCGTATTGAACTCACGATACAAGAGAGCTACGCTCACTGGACGCAATATCAGATTGATAATGCTAAATGCGACAGCCCAGCCATctgaaagaaacaaaaagaatgaTGTAAATATTGATTCGCTATCGTCAAAGTTGCATCCACTTTTACTTACTCATATAATTGAAACTAACGATTATGCTGACTAGATCAAAGAAAATGCTAGATGCATTGATCACAAGCGCCTGTAaaatacaagtacaacaaTGACATGACAATGATTCAACGTTAATTACTATATAAATGGGCTTATGCTAATGATGTTGGTGTAGGTGTTTGTGTTGGTGTAGTGagaaatggaatggaatggactTTCACTGAAAGTCTTGGTGGCTTGGTTTCCGGGGCTTGTCCAGTCAAATCAATTGCAGCAACCTTGAACGCTTGAACTTTAATAAAGTCAGTCa
This region includes:
- the LOC133847466 gene encoding uncharacterized protein LOC133847466 translates to MRQSFGPKRRRLQLLASLMFCALMGYLSSSVALAKPTLSFSLPQGLQGFPSFQSFTQQIIEQRSLRQMKTYSGNRISNDSLIMIYYHDLTIAVTELGPQKLLLGCELIEIYNDKEGKILLNGLAQYNRPLEIKFEEMLKLMDQCEHVDKLSYAAKHRSRYSSSNNEGSERSSSGGSNSESTANGNGSDAANPDGVSLKLAANIFPRSPFSLLSGIIPGTKWCGTGDIAETYSDLGSEMAMDRCCRQHDLCPVKIRAYQNKYELMNDSLYTKSHCICDDMLFSCLKMTNTSASQLMGSIYFNLVQVPCLDGRSNQYKFRAAKEGF
- the LOC133847468 gene encoding type-1 angiotensin II receptor-associated protein, coding for MTDLNELMGSPFVRVKVVAFVHFIFISNAMLGSWGHGAYEFYNFLFIISLFWTIHSKDSIEAVQTALVINASSIFFDLVSIIVSFNYMNGWAVAFSIINLILRPVSVALLYREFNTRGGSLQGGSVFPTTQQRSYQDIDRPTQPTPTNSQPGPNVASIF